Proteins found in one Plasmodium relictum strain SGS1 genome assembly, chromosome: 13 genomic segment:
- the SPC1 gene encoding microsomal signal peptidase protein, putative, giving the protein MNVFKDIKSIIQNTYYCLKRNQMDFIGQKLAFLIKNIIFSVSTILAISVGYYYQNLALSAYIILAGTLIAIILILPTWPMYNRNNIEWTKDEDSLERKKNK; this is encoded by the exons aTGAACGTATTTAAGGATATTAAAAGCATAATTCAAAATACCTATTACTGTCTCAAAAGAAATCAAATG gaCTTCATTGGTCAAAAATTAGcttttttaattaagaacataatttttagtgtTAGTACAATTCTAGCAATCAGCGTTGgttattattatcaaaatttaGCTTTAAGTGCTTACATAATTTTGGCTGGAACCCTTATAGCAATTatt tTAATTTTACCTACTTGGCCCATGTATAATAGAAACAATATTGAATGGACAAAAGATGAAGATTCTttagaaagaaaaaagaacaaataa
- a CDS encoding DNA topoisomerase II, putative encodes MSKKKTIEERYQKKSQIEHILLRPDTYIGSVEMHTQFLWVWNKNKNRMIQKNITYVPGLYKIFDEIIVNAADVKAREKNKCENPMTCIKIEVNRENNKISVFNDGEGIPVEMHKEMNIYVPHMIFGELLTSDNYDDEEDRITGGRNGFGAKLTNIFSKEFIVQCGDAKRKKEFKMTWTNNMSKFSEPQIKTYNGKDFVKVTFKPDLSKFGMTAMDDDIESLIYKRVYDLAGTCNVKVFLNGTRLGVKDFKSYVDLYLKDNSSNANSKTQNSSSETIANQNFTNPENSEANDLEESPKSNINGNVNDDEEIVKIHEKQHRWEIVISRSDGSQFQQVSFVNSICTTKGGSHVNYIVDQLLNALSKKANAKNKGGMEIKSGHIKNHLWVFVNCLIVNPTFDSQTKETLTTKPVKFGSKCILSDKTINSVLKSSILSNILLWAQAKAQVELKKKMKAGSSKARERIIGIPKLEDANDAGSKYSQECTLILTEGDSAKTSCLAGLSIVGRDRYGVFPLKGKLLNVRDASFKQLMDNKEIQNIFRIMGLDITDKNKNDIKGLRYGSLMIMTDQDYDGSHIKGLLINMIHKFWPSLLKHKGFLSEFVTPIVKVQKGNQEHSFFTIAEYEQWKENTNLAGWKIKYYKGLGTSTDKEFKQYFSDIKNHKIVFLWTGDRDGDSIDMAFSKKRIEDRKVWLQNFIIGSYVDHKEKDLSFYDFVNKELIYYSRYDTERSIPNIMDGWKPGQRKVLYGCFKRNLKNECKVAQLVGYIAEHSAYHHGESSLQQTIINMAQTFVGSNNINFLEPCGQFGSRKEGGKDASAARYIFTKLASSTRYIFNEYDDPILKYLNEEGQKIEPQYYIPVIPTILVNGCEGIGTGYSSFIPNYNYKDIINNIKRYINKEPLIPMIPWYKDFKGRIESNGKTGYETIGIIKKLDEETLEITELPIKKWTQDYKEFLEELLTDEKNQLIIDYIDNSSHEDICFTIKMDPNKLKKAEEEGLEKVFKLKSTLTTTNMTLFDPNLKLQRYSTELDILKEFCFHRLKAYQSRKDYLISKLEKEKKIISNKAKFILAIVNNELIVNKKKRRVIVEELYRRGYDPYKDINKLSKKEIFEQELLENAENLEDNEEIIAGISLKDYDYLLGMPIYSLTLEKVEELLAQHKEKERELEILKNITIETMWLKDIEKVEEAVELQRNIELANREESNKFKVAKRQGINAFRRKKKKKKLSTDESEGDTTDSSDFILNTLNIKKKKKDNNNNNKRLKKVDDRNYNKSSLLYNSELDYSLSCTKTFDDTNISDTSPILNRIINKKNINNNNTKENNDYFSSNNNKALNESSFNKTNSIYKLNNENDINSSKYSDKKSSYFFDLSHDSDTNNQNKKNISSNNVNDKNDISNSHSITPNRQIDISLINSVNMNEFTNVDNNNNNDSLQVDNNQNITISPNKTININEFSSIKNKLLELEKKKKPRLTLAEKIKMKNSEKINTEDKQKLETSPTNKPKSSLLGDDLKSKKGSNIDSESSKGNIESSEDSESSYDI; translated from the exons ATGTCGAAAAAGAAAACTATTGAAGAGagatatcaaaaaaaatcaCAAATAGAGCATATTCTGCTAAGGCCTGATACATATATAGGCAGTGTGGAAATGCACACACAGTTTTTATGGGTATggaataaaaacaaaaatcgtatgattcaaaaaaatataacatatGTACCaggattatataaaatatttgatgAAATAATAGTAAATGCTGCTGATGTAAAAGCAAgagagaaaaataaatgtgaAAATCCCATGACATGCATAAAAATAGAAGTTAATAgagaaaataacaaaataagtGTATTTAATGATGGAGAAGGAATACCTGTTGAAATGCATAaagaaatgaatatatatgttcCTCATATGATATTTGGAGAACTTTTAACATCTGATAATTATGATGATGAAGAAGATAGAATTACTGGTGGAAGAAATGGATTTGGGGCGAAATTgacaaatatttttagtaaaGAGTTTATTGTTCAATGTGGAGATGcaaagagaaaaaaagaatttaagaTGACATGGACTAATAACATGTCTAAATTTTCAGAACCACAAATAAAGACTTATAATGGAAAAGATTTTGTTAAAGTTACTTTTAAACCTGATTTATCTAAATTTGGAATGACAGCAATGGATGATGATATAGAGAGTTTAATATACAAAAGAGTTTATGATTTAGCTGGTACATGCAATGTAAAAGTATTTTTGAATGGTACTAGATTAGGTGTAAAAGATTTTAAAAGTTACGTggatttatatttaaaagataattcTTCTAATGCTAATAGTAAAACACAAAATAGTAGTTCTGAAACTATTGCAAATCAAAATTTTACGAACCCAGAAAATAGTGAGGCAAATGATCTAGAAGAAAGTCCTAAAAGTAACATAAATGGAAACGTTAATGATGATGAAGAAATTGTAAAAATACATGAAAAACAACATAGATGGGAGATCGTTATATCTAGATCAGATGGATCTCAATTTCAACAAGTTTCTTTTGTTAATAGCATTTGTACCACTAAAGGAGGTTCTCATGTCAATTATATAGTAGATCAATTATTAAATGCTCTTAGTAAAAAAGCTAATGCAAAAAATAAAGGAGGAATGGAAATAAAGTCTGGTCATATAAAAAACCATTTATGGGTATTTGTAAACTGTCTGATTGTAAATCCAACTTTTGATTCTCAAACAAAAGAAACATTAACTACAAAACCTGTGAAATTTGGTAGTAAATGTATCTTGTCAGATAAAACTATTAATAGTGTTTTAAAAAGTTCTATTCTgagtaatattttattatgggCTCAAGCAAAAGCACAagtagaattaaaaaaaaaaatgaaagcgGGCTCTTCCAAAGCTAGAGAGAGAATTATTGGTATCCCCAAATTAGAAGATGCTAATGATGCAGGTAGTAAATATAGCCAAGAATGTACTTTAATTCTAACAGAAGGAGATAGTGCAAAAACTTCTTGCTTGGCTGGATTATCAATTGTAGGAAGAGATAGGTATGGAGTATTTCCATTAAAAGGAAAGTTATTAAATGTAAGAGATGCTTCCTTTAAACAATTAATGGATAACAAAgaaattcaaaatatttttcgaATAATGGGTTTAGATATTACggacaaaaataaaaatgatatcaAAGGATTGAGATATGGATCTTTGATGATAATGACTGATCAGGATTATGACGGTTCCCATATTAAAGGTTTGTTAATTAATATGATTCATAAATTTTGGCCTAGCTTATTAAAACATAAAGGATTCTTAAGTGAATTTGTTACACCTATAGTTAAAGTGCAAAAAGGAAATCAAGAACATTCCTTTTTTACAATAGCAGAATATGAACAATGGAAAGAAAACACCAATTTGGCAGGatggaaaataaaatattacaaaGGGCTAGGAACATCAACAGATAAAGAATTTAAGCAATATTTTTCAGATATtaaaaatcataaaattgtatttttatgGACTGGAGATAGAGATGGAGATTCTATAGATATGGCTTTTAGCAAAAAAAGAATTGAAGATAGAAAGGTATGGctacaaaattttattattggCTCTTACGTAGatcataaagaaaaagatctATCGTTTTATGATTTTgttaataaagaattaatatattattcaagATATGATACCGAAAGAAGTATACCCAACATAATGGATGGATGGAAGCCAGGACAAAGAAAAGTTTTATATGGATGTTTTAAAAGaaacttaaaaaatgaatgtaAAGTAGCTCAACTAGTGGGCTATATAGCTGAACATAGTGCCTATCATCATGGAGAATCTTCATTACAACAGACAATTATTAACATGGCTCAAACTTTTGTTGGATccaataatattaattttttagaacCTTGTGGACAATTTGGTAGTAGAAAAGAAGGAGGAAAAGACGCATCCGCAGCAAGATATATCTTTACTAAATTAGCTAGTTCTACTAGATAcatatttaatgaatatgATGAtcctattttaaaatatttaaatgaagaagGACAAAAAATTGAGCCTCAATATTATATTCCTGTTATTCCTACTATATTAGTTAATGGATGTGAAGGTATTGGTACTGGCTATTCTTCATTTATTCCAAattataattacaaagatattataaataatataaaaagatatattaataaGGAGCCACTAATTCCTATGATTCCTTGGTATAAAGACTTTAAGGGAAGAATTGAATCAAATGGAAAAACGGGTTATGAAACAATtggaattattaaaaaattagatgaAGAGACATTAGAAATAACAGAATTACCTATAAAGAAATGGACTCAAGattataaagaatttttagaAGAATTATTGACAGATGAAAAAAATCAATTAATTATAGATTATATTGACAATAGTTCACATGAGGATATTTGTTTTACTATTAAGATGGATCCAAATAAACTGAAAAAAGCAGAAGAAGAGGGATTAGAAAAAGtgtttaaattaaaaagtacCTTAACTACTACCAATATGACACTTTTTGATCCAAACCTAAAATTACAAAGGTATTCTACTGAATTAGATATTCTTAAAGAGTTTTGTTTTCATAGATTAAAAGCCTACCAAAGCAGAAAAGATTATTTAATTTCAAAActagaaaaggaaaaaaaaattatttctaataaagctaaatttattttagcTATAGTCAATAATGAGCTcattgttaataaaaaaaaaagaagagttATTGTAGAAGAGTTGTATAGGAGAGGATATGATCCTTATAAAGATATCAAtaaattaagtaaaaaagaaatttttgaACAAGAACTATTAGAAAATGCAGAAAATTTAGAGGATAATGAGGAAATTATTGCTGGAATTTCTTTAAAAGACTACGATTATTTATTAGGTATGCCTATATATAGTCTTACCTTAGAGAAAGTAGAAGAACTCCTTGCACAgcataaagaaaaagaaagagaGTTAGAAATTCTCAAAAATATTACTATTGAAACTATGTGGCTAAAAGATATAGAAAAAGTAGAGGAAGCAGTGGAATTACAAAGAAATATAGAATTAGCAAATAGAGAAGAaagtaataaatttaaagtaGCAAAAAGACAAGGAATAAATGCATTcagaaggaaaaaaaaaaaaaagaaattatccACTGATGAATCAGAAGGTGATACAACAGATAGTAGTGACTTTATACTTAatacattaaatataaaaaaaaaaaaaaaagacaataataataataataaaagattaaaaaaagtagatGATAGAAACTATAATAAAAGTtctcttttatataatagtGAATTAGATTATTCTTTATCATGTACTAAAACATTCGATGATACTAATATTTCTGATACGTCACCTATACTTAAtagaataataaataaaaaaaatattaataataataatacaaaagaaaataatgattattttagtagtaataataacaaaGCACTTAACGAGAGTagttttaataaaacaaatagtatatataaattaaacaatgaaaatgatataaattctAGTAAGTATTCAGACAAAAAAagttcatatttttttgatttatcaCATGATAGTGATACGaataatcaaaataaaaaaaatatttcttcaaataatgtaaatgataaaaatgatattagCAATTCACATAGCATTACCCCTAATAGACAAATAGATATTAGTTTAATTAATAGTGTAAATATGAATGAGTTTACTAAtgtagataataataataataatgatagttTACAAGTAGataataatcaaaatattACTATATCACCtaataaaacaataaatattaatgagTTTTcatcaattaaaaataaattattagaaCTTG aaaagaaaaaaaaaccaaGATTAACATTAgctgaaaaaataaaaatgaaaaattcaGAGAAAATAAATACTGAAGATAAGCAAAAATTAGAGACATCACCTACTAATAAACCAAAg agcTCTTTATTAGGAGATGATCTAAAATCAAAAAAGGGATCCAATATTGATAGCGAATCTAGTAAAGGAAAT ATCGAATCATCGGAAGATAGTGAAAGTTCATATGACATATAG